The genomic region gtaataaagaatcagttagacaactcgactattaaagttcacgctgatcaaataaggcacgcaaatatcgatgaatggccaatgatagataaaccactagcgcgcccgattagaaaagcaaatttagcctttgcggacgacacattatcttctgatagcgattcaaatacgtcagtacatgggttacctgtaattacgcaacagacccgacagattagagataacacggatgacgaggaaaacataccgctcgctgaattgcaaaaacatttgagaaacaaacaattcgcggatatacagtcaagctccagtgaatcagatacgatgcattacaataacggtaattcacaaaactcacctgtacgtaggtttgaaaatgattcttcagacgatcagatgcaaattgacgcggtagcgttaaaacacaaaaaacgaaaattgacaaaaaggacttcacgttcaaataacgcaatgaagaaagcaattttcacgtgccttcagacaatggctgaacacatgtgaatgaatggactacaaaataaagcgagatagatgtcgagacttaaagaccccaaaattttgtatatagagaaatatgttttgaatgtatatgtagtatatatgtaaaaacaggattatagaggacggtatcgtccgattttgataaggtatcgtcattagcattgatttacgggtttagaatgaaatgaaaatgtcatactttAGTATACGGGTGAAATACCACTTATCCGTGCGAAATAGCAACCAGCTCTGAAGCGTAATAAAACTTTTGGGAGATATTTACATAGACTAAGAtccgatttaagatttatttcaagtatgaacaCGAATACATTTACACCCAGGGCgggataaataaattgaaaagttcaataccatacgttaagattaggaaattgaAGGATTATATAACTGTCAGACGGTTGATTAACGGAACAGGTCAACCTATTGACATTTAGGATTATACAAATATACGCGTATCAGACCAGCTAATgataacgcacttgacaacgacgtaaattaacgctagcttatgccctacagctcTCAAGTAAACACCTTTTTAAGCGTAGATAACATTTTTacacagtttgtaaatatccttaaaagcaaagcagtgtaccttttattagtataatgcaaaagatacaactatattgctataatacattaaatttttgCTACTGatcatatatatagtttttttcgtttctttataagaataactacattaagacaagggattttgtttgtaaatttttgttctctaagtaaataaaacataataaagcacaatgcatttcattgaatagacaacgcgtatagtttaaataaaacataataaatttgcgtcatgagaatcgcgttcctttagcacattaattttatttgggtatatcttatcataggtgtgataagtaatctgagtgcttatatagcacattccattaatatgtaaataaaaggcccgtttatcatttcatgtaattaacCCTATacgatttgccaatgcgatacaagttaaggagaaaaacaGCGCTCCTAAGAtagttggcgtggtttgcctgcagcaacatgcgttcataacgcatttgagatcgtgatcagatcttaacaccccgacaaagaagaataatatgtcatcgacatgccgatatcttcgacgacgatgtatccgtcgagaatcagatgacgtaacagacgacttcaattaggatccaacattgtcgacatggatccaaattgtgaaccagcaccagtaccatacaacgagtggactgttaatggacatttcacgcgtcgtcgaaaatgatttttaaagatacgatgatatgaatggacttgatgatgaaaaatcgcgcgtactttgtacatatattaggtgaacattttatcgtctatgaacttatatatatatgtgtgttacctttattacatgtacataaacactaattataatactacagtcatgaatgcagacattctccagaactatatataataaacgtttgaagtattctaaatcgtgcaacagccgaggaccaacagcttctccgaccgaccatcatcgtcttcattcggaagccgacgtcttcaatcgactgcatgttaccatctacaaccagatgtctcatctcttcacctagacgccacatcgcctccagcgaagatgtcaaaaatggacactattcgtattggattttccaaaccagtgacacattccacttcattgtgattgacattgactatttaaatattccgacgttttattatttcagcagaaacattcgataaaaatttcattaataatttgcagattttcatcatatatatgttttagtcactgatgttttcatgtttgcgtgtttgattttctacatcgtatgtattaatatgttttcgtttacttccatacttacattcttaaagatttttctgtatcctaaaatacataaaaatcaaattgagaggataagttgtgtcaaataatgatgagaaattgggtgaaatatttgggttttctttatgtacgaaatattgacaagtatatcagtagcgagtatgcaaacatatcgtttatcgtttattcttatgactttattcttacgatagaaattaaaaaggataatatgtatattcaaataatgtatatatgcaatgttaagataaagtctgaacaattaataatgggaggtatttacaaaactaagacctggttaagatttatttaaagtagcaaacacactcagggtggggtataattggaatcaataacatggaaagtcagacctgattaaatccaaataagaacacattgagtccagagtcggcatatagatacgagatgataagtaacactcatggtcaataaacagcacagatgaaaaggtcacctattgtctggggtacaaaagttatagtactgacgaaagtaacagaattactctatatcaataaaaattgattagtaccaatatatattgattaaattttagtatatccgccaagcaagtgaatacatgaaaaagtgttccttctagaatattctgacgaatcaaccaatgaataataaccatactagctgaggaccaatcaaaagtttaaaggaaaaatatgcaaattaatttggggacaaaatggggatgtttggaaggagagcggcactccgcggttgagttagcgtttagacttggaggtgtacggatcgagaaagatacgatcatgtagctatcagactgtatttgtataaccgaaaatattaagtatgttagacattaaattggactggaaactgatacatggtgttgttgaatattttatcctacgtaatgcagagaaattaacataaatagatagagtagacttgtcccatgcgcggcacgagaaaatgggagttaatgcaaaactcgtcatcttggcaattcgcgcatgacgagatatcgaatgataggttacataccggtaatttaagagtaatgaacattgttagtaactatgtgtcgtctatgaactgtgaacgattacgggacaataTGCGTTTCCACATGATACTTAAATACAGAGGTTTACGTTCATGTGCAcactatattaaattaaatttgtttttcaatatacaTTCACATCACAAACATGGCATGGCCACTTATGTAACCAACGTTACAATCATAAATTACGTATTTTTTAAAGAGAGATTATGTACGTGCAATATTTGAAACGACTCAAACATATTGAAGTTTTGGGTTAGCTGGTTAAGTAATTTGTAACAATAATATGTTCACCGTTTAATGTGTTAATGATCTGCTACttccattatttaaattgttaagcTTGTATTGTGTATTGTCATTTATTGATCACTTATCAAAACtatatattcttgttatatttaataaccGAGACAAACAATCCATACGTGCACTTTCAGGTGGTCCGGAACAGTCTCCAGAGCAGCGCATGGGGACCGGAAGAGCGCCACGGAGGTTTCCCCTTCCGGCACGGAGCTTCTGTTAACGTGTCTATCGTGGTTCATGCGGGACACTACACGGTGAGTGAGTGATTGTTGTCGTTCATGGTCATTGAGGAAGTATAGTGACTGCTTTATCCGTCAATAAATTGAATCGTCGTTTCAATTGAGGAAGTTACCGTTGTAGGAAGTTAACAGATACCATAGATAGATAAGTAATAGTTGAAATAAGTTTACCGCAAAGCGAAAGTAGCAGTTGCGAGGAGTTAACCGAAAAGGAAAGTGACTTTTGCGAAAAGTTAACCGCTAAACGAGGAAACTGTAGCGAGGAGTTCACCAAAAAAGAAACTAAATGTTAAGTGGACTTTGTAAACCCGACTTAATCTTTGTCCCGTCCGCAGGTGAAGGTGGATGGTAACTATTTCTGCGACTACAACCACCGCATCCCGCTACACCGGGTAAGCCACATCTCCGTGGAACAGGGGATCCGCATCAGTGAGATCGTCTTCGAGGCGGCGCCCATGGCATATCCACATCAGGTGAGATATTTTTACGAAACACAAAAAAACGTGATTGATTGGTGTTAAAGATATCGCAATAAACGTCATTAAGAGAGTTGCGACTCGTTTTCTGTAGCattaaaagaaaatcaaacatGTGTTTTTGATGCAACAAGTAATATTTGGGCTTATTCTTGTTCATAGACACGTAAAATCGTAGGTAATTGCCGCGATATTCAACATTGGGCCTGCCGTGTATTATTGGTGCCTTGCCGatatacagagggggtaatcacgtgataatcaagatggcgacgttcaagccgaggcaggtatttttcgccgttgtataccctatattacttgtatttaatttttttaatgcagctcactttccagccatatcagcaagaaagtttctagcgtttatttcgtgttgatattcgctctttatctcgactttactcactgcgaaatttcttagcggcaTGACCTACTTAAAGCTCCACTCAAAAAACTTGCGGGGAATAAAGTCGAAGTATTAAGCGAAATTTCAATACGATATAAACACTTATCGAATGTTTACTTATATGGCTAAAAAGTGACCACCATTTATGAATCAGACAAAAGTaatgaagggtataaaacggcgaaaaaaaactgtctcggcatggacgtcgccatcttgactatcacgtgattaaccCTCTGACATAGCGGCTCGAGGGCCATCATAAGGTATAGAGCTGCTTAAAGACGTTCGGCTGAGCTCTGTCGAATGAATTTTATCGTTCATAATACATAATGTTCATCTTATTTTTGCTATCACTAACATATTACTTTTATTTTCggtcaattgattacgcaatatATGAagtatctcgtgtgacgtaatttctgtgacgaaatgCACCAGTTTAACTTAGACTTTGTTTTTCGGATAGTTGACATGTTTGACGCTGCAAGTTTCTTGTTTCAGGCGACTGGATATCCCGGCGTGGGACCTGTTGGGCCGATCCTTAATCCGGTAAGTGTTTTCACCTCCGCGCAATTATATTACTGTTTCCGAGCACATGTTTAAAATTTCTCTGCCGCAATAATTCGTGGGTTATATAGGATAATAAGCGCCAAATTCTTAGAAGTGGTGACTTTCCGGTAAGCGCAATTTGGGGTTGCACGCGCTCCGAAGTTGAATACGATTTTTATTGTCAGTCACCATACTGGACATATAGAGTTTTCTCCGGGTACACCGCCCCCCCCCTTACCCCCTTACACACACCAAGAAACAACGAAATCGACGGAAATGTCTACTATGAATAATCGTTCAATTTCGTCCCAACTTTCGGGCGTCGTTCATGTCAATTAGGTAGTTGTGCTGAGAGAAATGAAGCGACTTCAGGCGCGAAAGGACCTCATTAACTTCGAAATGCAGACACTTTTCGAAGTGTTTTCATTCCCAAGTTTACGGTATATACTgcataaaaaaagaaaagcaatGCAGATATTCCTGTTGtaactagttttatttaatgcGAACCCGTgtgttgtttttctaaataatgaAAGGGTTTATTAATGGTTTAGTCACATTGAACAATAAGATAAAAACTAAAGACTTTTAATCAAATAAAGTAGCTCTAACACACACACAGATGAATACacaataatcatattatttttatgttgcTGTAGTCCCAAGCCTAATGAGTGGTGCGCACTATCAACAAGTACTTAAGGTCGATGGTTGAAGGAACAATTCAGAGAAATATATATAGACTTAGTTCAAACGTAGGTGAAAACAAAGTACAGACGTGCATATTTTTACACGTTTTTCCGAACATGTTTATTAACAattttttacataataataatatatcttCCCACAGCAAAATTATTACTTAAACTGCGTAGTTATGATGAGGTTACATATTTATTGAACAGCCGTAccgaaaacatgttttttgcaaaAAACATAGATACCAAGAGATAATACTAACACCAGCTAGCAGTAAATACTTTCTTCCGCGGTATAATAAGATTCGGCAATCATGTGAGTTATAAATCGATTATTGTGAACTTGCTTGTTTTACAGCAATCATGTACAGAAGAAATGGCAATAACTCACACAAGCTTCGAGTTCAGTGTGGAGCGAGTTACATAGGGGTTCGATTTCACATTCACCATAAATCGTGTGCATTTATTTTCCAAAGTATTTAAAGCACCAAAATTATGGTcgcaaaaacttaaaaaatacacataaataattaaatatattcaaaaaGGGTAAATACATATTATTAGTACGTAAATAAAAAGAGACAAAATTCATCGAGAAGACCAactaaataatatacatatttaaagttgttaaatgtttttttaaacaggaTCAATCGACAACTCGTAGCTAAAAACAAAAGTGGTCATCTGATTTCTTCTTATATGCGGTCAATCTGGTTCCCTTCAATTCAATAAGTCCTAATCAAGCGTCTAAGAAGGACGGCTCCCCCAaaataatgctcgattggtcattgtctgctcgggaactacttacatgtaccccgggtactcttaagtatacttaaatgtaccccgggtacgtaAAATATATTACACGTCACCGGCAAATTGAGACTGTACCCGAGatttattcccgcctaaaatccgatgtcgtaaaaggcgctacggaatacgaaacggaattctctttgaaaaaaactTCCTCAAAATGCTGTTTGCGCAGGAGTTTCGATGtcatataaaatattgaaataattatgaaaataattaactGGAAAAAAAGCAGACAACGACTAATTTAGCGTTATAATTCACGgttacgtttcagtatattttccgtacccggtgtacatttaagtatatttaaaagtACCAGTAGTACATTtcagtagtacccgagtcgacaatgaccaatcgagaaAAAATAACCCTCCAAAATACCGTTCGCGAAAAGAATGATATGCACAAGGTTGTTAGTGAGACCATTCTTATAGATCACATAACATCAAAATGTGGTTAAGGAACTTCAAATCGTACGTTAAGAAAGAGGTAGACGATGCTGATAACCTTTTTGACCCGACGCGTGTTTACAATGTCGATAAGAGAGGCGTAAATCTGTTCGTAAAAGGGGATCCGATGATTGATTTCAAATTTCGGCAATTGATACAAAAAAATTACTGTAACGGCTTCATGCAGTATGTGTGCAGAGGTTGGCCTACAATCCTCTGGAGGGAATTGAAGAAGGTGTTACTATCCGCGATTACCTCTTTTTTATCTGGCTTAAACTGTGTTCATTCCTGCCATCGTTTCCTCTaaagtaatttcaaataaaaaatataatataaaatataatggagaaaaaaaatattttgaagaaGCATAAGAAGTCCTTTTACCTTACTTTAAATGATTTCTAATTGGCAAAGTTTCTGGAGCTTCGTGGGGCTTCGcacccatgccccccccccacaaGGGCTTTACCTTGCACCCACTGGGAGCCATGACGCCCCCCTCCCCCCTGGACCCCAGCACATTTTTccgttttcagacattttcaactATATGCATATATGAACGGCAAGGGTCAAACCTGTTCCCGTTCTAATCGATGACCACCTAACCATATGACGGTGGAAGGTAATCGACACAGTGCAAAATTTATTAATCTCGTGAGACAATTTTCGCTGAGTTAATGCGTAGACTGATTAACGATTTCAAGATCCCGGCGAATTATTATCCAGTCAAGTAGTTTGCTTTATTTTATACACAGAAGAAAAGAAATACCCAAAGTAATCCACACACGCATCATTTTGTTTCGCAATCCAGCTTTTACACTACGGAGATTACATTACACTGTGCACTTAGCGGACATTTGACAGTTCCTGTGAAACACTCATGAAGATAAGCTGTATCGATACTTTTTATGTGGATAAGGACGGAGTTGAGCAAATTATTAATACCCGTCATGCCAAACATGCGTGTGTATTGTGGTGTTCATGGatgttatatttttatcaataaaaaaagcaTCGGATCTAATAcagaaatattaaaacatgtgATTCACACCTGATTGATACAGTTTTTGTGATTGTGTGTGAAAACATATAAAATTGCATTTGGTTGTTTTGTCATCAAAATGGACCAACCCCCTATCCGATGTAACGCAGACACATGTAACAACACATTCAGGTATGAATATATAAAGCAGGATCAATTGTTCGGAAATACCCACACGTGTGTTCGGCATTACCATCAAATGTCAACACATACCAAGATACGCCAGTATTGCTCTAAAACATTATTTTCAGTTCGATTTGTTCGGCATAACATTAAAAGTCGAGAGATGTGTTCACAGGCGTACATATAAACATTTGGCCTAATATGTCGTTAATACCCGCACCATATATATGAATATGTCAATATCAGCTTTTTATATATGGGTGTTCGGTAGTGTTTTCAAACTTTTAGTCTAGATCATAATCTTATCATTAAAGTATATGCAGCAGTTATATTAACATCTACCCAATTATTGTCTTTTCAGCCGACTCCGTTTGTTCACAACATGGGGTCGATCCATCCGGGCAAAATGATCTTCATCAGTGGTATCCCCAATGCCAAACCAAGCAGGTTAGTCAGAAGTGTccgttagtttagtttaaaccaatttattttagatcgattgcattaaaagcctaaggcttatttgaaacgctcccgagtccgtttcttgggactAGAACAAGTTCtttgtgtctatgggggaaatctaaagaaggCTCCCAcaacggggattgaacccgtgacctcccgatcgctagtgTCCATTGCAATCAGCGcaataatgataaatatttaaaattggtGTTGTTTTCAATCAACACAACACTAACATATTGTATGTATATTAAGTTATGTCTCTACCGTGATGTTCTTTTCTCCGAAACCATCGTCTAATAATGTGGAGTTTTTCTTGCTTCTGCTTCAAATTTGCTTGTCAGATAAACAACTCTTTTTCTCAACCATCGATCAATAAAATCGATTTGAAGTTACCGTTTGCCGTTAGTCGGTCAAGTCCTTGAGTGAAATGTTAGTTTGGATACGTGGTAAATTTGAGTTTTAAAAGAATAGTTTACACAGCTTCGACCATTTAAACAGCAGACTTTTCGaccaatttaaattatattgcaaTTTATCTGCAAGACGATTTAACACTTGTTATTAGAAATGACGTTAATCGGTTTTCTATGTGCTCAAAAGCACGTACATGAACTGGGTCAGATTttcttttttccaaataatgGCGTTCCAGTAAACAACTAGTATGTTACATGGCTAATTAACACGTAACGATAACGAGCTTTGTTTTAATCCTTAGATTCAACATTAACGTCGAAAGCTCGCCCGATGGACCAGATAACGCCTTCGTGTGCGACTTCCGGTTCAACTTCGGTTCAGATCGTAACGTGATTGTGCGCAACTCGAAGCAGAACAATAACTGGCAAGCAGAAGAACGTGCTGTCAGTTATTTCCCCGTGGCCCCGAATGCCTTCTTTGAGATGATTATCCTTGTGGAACAGTACTGCTTTAAGGTGTGAGAATTCTTTGAACGCGGTCTGTTGAGAACTAATAATGCAATTTGTTTACCGCCTTTGGGCTATTACTCG from Dreissena polymorpha isolate Duluth1 chromosome 5, UMN_Dpol_1.0, whole genome shotgun sequence harbors:
- the LOC127880485 gene encoding galectin-4-like, encoding MANTVRNPSTPYVGPISVGMTDGATIHVRGTTERHHAGFLISLQCGGSTDPRSDCALAFNPRFNEKQVVRNSLQSSAWGPEERHGGFPFRHGASVNVSIVVHAGHYTVKVDGNYFCDYNHRIPLHRVSHISVEQGIRISEIVFEAAPMAYPHQATGYPGVGPVGPILNPPTPFVHNMGSIHPGKMIFISGIPNAKPSRFNINVESSPDGPDNAFVCDFRFNFGSDRNVIVRNSKQNNNWQAEERAVSYFPVAPNAFFEMIILVEQYCFKVAVNNNHLLEYNHRLQPLGKFTFLRIDGDVRITQVRFQ